The Raphanus sativus cultivar WK10039 unplaced genomic scaffold, ASM80110v3 Scaffold0383, whole genome shotgun sequence genome includes a window with the following:
- the LOC130502016 gene encoding probable protein phosphatase 2C 17 translates to MTGFCCSRSDTQIVLGQKSHSGKGKPDGEIKFGYSLMKGKAKHPMEDYHVAKLINVEDNELGLFAIFDGHNGDQVATYLQKHLFSNILKDGEFLVNPRRTIAKAYKNTDQTILSDTSSDLWNGGSTAVTAILVNGKVLWIANVGDSRAIVSRRGKATQISVDHDPNNDAERNMIESKGGFVTNRRGGVARVNGILDVSRAFGNKDLKAFMNREPDIKDVEVDSHTEILILSSDGISKVMSNQKAVDIVLKFKDPKEAAKQLVIEALKRNSKDDISCIVVRFR, encoded by the exons ATGACTGGGTTCTGCTGCTCTCGTTCTGATACACAA ATTGTACTAGGACAAAAATCTCATTCAGGTAAAGGAAAACCTGATGGAGAAATCAAGTTTGGATATAGTTTAATGAAGGGGAAAGCTAAACATCCAATGGAGGATTATCACGTTGCTAAGCTCATCAACGTCGAAGACAATGAACTGGGTTTATTTGCAATCTTTGATGGTCATAATGGTGATCAAGTAGCTACATATTTACAGAAACATCTCTTCTCAAACATCCTCAAAGAT GGAGAGTTCTTGGTTAATCCTCGAAGAACGATCGCAAAAGCTTATAAAAATACAGACCAAACGATTCTGTCTGATACTAGTTCAGATTTATGGAATGGTGGTTCAACTGCAGTGACTGCTATTTTGGTCAATGGGAAGGTTCTGTGGATAGCCAATGTTGGTGATTCACGAGCCATTGTGTCTCGTAGAGGTAAAGCAACACAGATAAGTGTTGATCATGATCCAAATAATGATGCTGAAAGGAATATGATTGAGAGTAAAGGTGGATTTGTAACCAACAGGCGAG GTGGTGTTGCTCGAGTGAATGGTATATTAGATGTGTCTCGTGCTTTTGGTAATAAGGACCTCAAAGCGTTTATGAATAGAGAGCCTGACATTAAAGATGTCGAAGTTGATAGCCACACTGAGATACTTATTTTGTCTAGTGACGGTATTTCAAAGGTGATGTCTAACCAAAAAGCAGTTGACatagttttaaagtttaaagATCCAAAGGAAGCAGCTAAACAACTAGTTATTGAAGCATTGAAAAGAAACAGTAAAGATGACATATCTTGCATTGTTGTCCGGTTTAGATAG
- the LOC130502017 gene encoding multifunctional methyltransferase subunit TRM112 homolog B-like, which produces MRLIVHNMLTCNIKGVVNKFPLRIEAEKVIKKEVDFNPDFLRHMLAKIEWKALVDGARSMGYTELPDQLESEESYSFLKKFHHALLELHLEEGSLVCQETGRKFPVEKGVPNMLLHEDEV; this is translated from the coding sequence ATGAGGTTGATAGTGCACAACATGCTGACTTGCAACATCAAGGGAGTGGTTAACAAGTTCCCTCTACGGATCGAAGCAGAGAAGGTGATCAAGAAGGAGGTCGATTTCAACCCTGATTTTCTCAGGCACATGCTGGCCAAGATCGAGTGGAAGGCTCTGGTAGACGGTGCACGTTCCATGGGATACACCGAGCTTCCTGATCAGCTGGAATCAGAGGAATCATATTCATTCCTCAAGAAGTTTCACCACGCGTTGCTCGAGCTCCACCTCGAGGAAGGCTCGCTCGTCTGCCAAGAAACCGGTAGGAAGTTTCCAGTCGAGAAAGGAGTCCCCAACATGCTTCTCCACGAGGATGAAGTTTAA